The Pedobacter ginsengisoli region ATTCACAGTAAAATAGAGAAGAAAAGCCATTAGTTTAAATTGCTATTTTCTTTTGGGGGAATTGTGCGGCATGAGATAGTATCATGTGAAGTATATAGTCGTTAGAAGGGTAGGGTTGCAGAGCTGATTTTAGCTCCTCAGGTGCATTAATATCAGTATGATGTGAAATGTATCCCATGCCATAGAATTTTCCTTCTTCAACAAGTAAACAGCTTTGTTCATCCTCAGTTCTTCCTTTGTCAATAACAGCAAAAGTTGGCAACATTTTTTTTAGATCCTGAATGGCATATTTGACCCGTACGTTGTAAGCAGCAGCCGATTCTTTACCCACACAAGCACCAGCACAGTTACCTTCTTGATGGGCTGTGCAGGCCTGTCTGTTTTTTTGAATAAAACAGAGCTTTTCACATAATAAGTGCTCTTTTATTAATGCTTTTAAAAGATTATGTCCTTCCAGTATAGTATTAAAACTATATAGGACAGGTACGCTTTTCTTAAACTTATCAATACCTAATCTTAAATAGCCTTTCTGATCTTCGAAGGTATAGAGACAATATTTCTGTTCAAAACGTTTTAATGCACGATTGTTTGCCGGCCATAATTTTTTTATTTCAGAGGCTTCTAAAATAAAGGCCATCAGCTCTGTACCGCATACTTCAAAATCTATACTGTAAATATCTTTAAGGAAATCCTGACGTTGCTTAGTTGTGCTATAACCTGTAAAATGTGAGCAAACACGCTTTTTTATACTTTTGGCTTTTCCAATGTAAATAACTTTTCCCTTTTGGTCTTTAAAATAATACACACCAGGGTTTAGAGGTAGTTTTTCTATCTCTGATTTTGGCAAATTGGGAGGTAGCACCTGTTCTTTTGAAGCCTTATTTAAAGATTGGTTGATAATTCCCTCTGCATCGGCTTGTAATAGCATACCAAATAGAATTGCTGTAGCAGTAGCATCTCCACCTGCGCGGTGCCTGTTGTTTATTTCTATCCCTAAAGCAGTACAAAGTTTACCAAGGCTATAAGAACGGTGCCCTGGTAATATTTTACGACTTAGCCTTACCGTACAAAGTTTATTGACCTGAAGCTGATAGCCAGCTAATGATAACTGATGCTTAACAAAGGAGTAATCGAAATTTACATTATGGGCTACGAAGGTTTTGTTATGCAATAGTTCATATATTTTTGGTGCTATGTCGTTAAACACGGGTGCATCCATTACCATTTCATTGCTTATGCCTGTTAACGCCTGGATATATTCAGGTATTTCCCGTGCCGGATTGATTAGTGTTTCAAAAGTATCAATTACCGAAACACCATCATGAATTAAGATCGAAATCTCTGTGATTCCATTTCCTGAAGCAAAGCCACCTGTTGTTTCTATATCTACTACCGCGTAAAGCATGATTTTTATAAGCCTTTGTAAAATGTAAATATGCTAATAATTTTAGTAATTAATAAAATTATTGAGGTTTAGTGTTTTTAGTAAATAAGTTCCACAAAAATTGTCCCAGATCATTTTTTAATATATAATTAACAATAATGATAAGAGTGGCATATAAATGGCTAATACTAAAGGAAAAGGGAAAATGAAATGTCTAGAAAAATATTAGCGGTTGATGACGATAGGGATATAGTTGATATTATTAAGATTGTACTAGAGGATGAGGGATTTGAAGTATCTACTTTAACCAATGGAAGAAATGTACTTAATGTAATATCATCGTTAAAACCTGATCTGGTGTTGCTGGATGTTATGCTTGGTGGAGTTGATGGCAGAGATATTTGTAAAGCAATAAAATCACACTCTTTGTTTAAAAATATCCCTGTGGTAATGATATCAGCCAGCCACAATCTTCAGAGCTTTTTACAGTTACCAGGCTCGCCAAATGATTTCCTTTCAAAACCATTTGATATAGATAGTCTGGTTAGAAAAGTGAAGGCACAGTTTGCCGCTTAATCTATTGTACTGTACTAATTATTGTATACATAGTACTAAATTGTATATAGTTAGCTAACAGTATTAAGAGGTCTCAATTTTTATTGGGTTAGTTAGTATTTTATGGATTGGACACTTATCTGCTATTTGCATTAAACGTGCGCGTTCCTCGTCTGTTAGGGCTCCAATTAGTTTAATTTTTCGTGTAATGGTTGTTTCCTTATTCATTTCCTTTTCCTGACAAATTGCTAATTCTACTTTAATAGAATCCAGGTTGTATTGTTTACGATCTGCATACATTCTTACGGTAATGGCTGTGCAGCTACCCAGGCTGGCCAGTAGCAATGCTCCAGGCGTCATGCCTTCATCTGTCCCGCCGATTGATTCCGGTTCATCTGAATAGATAAAATGCCCCCCTGCGTAAACTTTGGTTTTATAATGAGATCTGTCTAGCTCTGTAATTGCGGTAATTTGATTGTCTGCCATTGTGTATTAAAGTTATACCGATAAAGCTACAATTAAATTTAAGTATTCGCATTCCTAAGTTAAGCTTTGGTATTTAACAATAATATAGCAGTCAGTTAAAATAGATTAAACATATTATGACTTAATTTGTTCTATATGTAACTAACCAGATATGAGTATGTTAACCAGCTATTTAAATTTCAGGTTTGATGTTCATGGCAAGCCCATAAACGGATTCTGTATGCGCATACAGGATGATTTTCATGAAACCTATGCCGTAATAGTAGATGGCTATCGCTCTTTCTGCGTTTGGTTAGATGCTACTTCTACATGGAGGTTTTCTAAGCACACCAGTTTAGAACCATCTGCTTTGGAACAGATCATCAGTAGAATAACTTCAACTGAACTACCCAAAAAATAGATAAGCTAATCCAATTGCTGTACATACACCAACAAGATCTGCCAGGAGCATTGCTCCGATGGCATATCGG contains the following coding sequences:
- a CDS encoding exonuclease domain-containing protein, translated to MLYAVVDIETTGGFASGNGITEISILIHDGVSVIDTFETLINPAREIPEYIQALTGISNEMVMDAPVFNDIAPKIYELLHNKTFVAHNVNFDYSFVKHQLSLAGYQLQVNKLCTVRLSRKILPGHRSYSLGKLCTALGIEINNRHRAGGDATATAILFGMLLQADAEGIINQSLNKASKEQVLPPNLPKSEIEKLPLNPGVYYFKDQKGKVIYIGKAKSIKKRVCSHFTGYSTTKQRQDFLKDIYSIDFEVCGTELMAFILEASEIKKLWPANNRALKRFEQKYCLYTFEDQKGYLRLGIDKFKKSVPVLYSFNTILEGHNLLKALIKEHLLCEKLCFIQKNRQACTAHQEGNCAGACVGKESAAAYNVRVKYAIQDLKKMLPTFAVIDKGRTEDEQSCLLVEEGKFYGMGYISHHTDINAPEELKSALQPYPSNDYILHMILSHAAQFPQKKIAI
- a CDS encoding PleD family two-component system response regulator, whose translation is MSRKILAVDDDRDIVDIIKIVLEDEGFEVSTLTNGRNVLNVISSLKPDLVLLDVMLGGVDGRDICKAIKSHSLFKNIPVVMISASHNLQSFLQLPGSPNDFLSKPFDIDSLVRKVKAQFAA
- a CDS encoding OsmC family protein gives rise to the protein MADNQITAITELDRSHYKTKVYAGGHFIYSDEPESIGGTDEGMTPGALLLASLGSCTAITVRMYADRKQYNLDSIKVELAICQEKEMNKETTITRKIKLIGALTDEERARLMQIADKCPIHKILTNPIKIETS